The genomic window TGATGAGAGTCTACTGGCCCGCGCTGAAGCTCTGGCGGCTGTCGATATTGTCTCCCACGGCAAGAACCATCCTTTCAAGCCCGACGCGACCTACCATACCATGAGCAGTGTGCCCTGTACTTCTACCTCGTCCACAGTGCCCATCTCCCACCCGGCAGCCCTAACCTCTCACCCACACCATTCAGTGCACCAGGGGCTGGATGGAGACCTCTTGGAGCACATCTCGCCCTCGTTGACAGTGAGTGGCATAGGGGCCCCCGAGCACACCGTGATGCCAGCACAGATCCATCCCCATCACCTGGGAGCTATGGGTCACCTGCACCAGGCTATGGGCATGGGCCATCCTCACGCCGTCTCCACCCACAACGGGATGCCCTGCCTGAACGACGTGGAGTCGGATCCCCGGGAGCTGGAAGCTTTTGCCGAGCGCTTCAAGCAGCGTCGCATCAAACTGGGGGTGACCCAGGCGGACGTCGGAGCGGCTCTTGCCAATCTCAAGATTCCTGGCGTTGGCTCACTCAGCCAGAGCACCATATGCAGGTTCGAATCCCTTACCCTTTCCCACAACAATATGATAGCCCTCAAGCCTGTCCTGCAGGCCTGGCTAGAGGAGGCAGAGGCTGCCTACCGGGAGAAAAACACCAAACCTGAGCTCTTCAATGGCAGCGAGAGGAAGCGCAAACGCACCTCCATCGCAGCGCCAGAGAAGCGCTCTCTAGAAGCTTATTTTGCTATCCAGCCTCGACCCTCCTCGGAGAAGATCGCAGCCATAGCGGAGAAATTGGACCTCAAAAAGAACGTGGTGCGGGTCTGGTTCTGCaaccagagacagaaacagaaacgAATGAAATATTCGGCCGTCCACTGACTGCAGGCAGAGCGGGGCCAAGGCCTGGGCCGGGGCCCCAGGGCCCGGAGAGAGAGAGGACCGTCCCGGACTTTTATATTTGACTACACACATCACTCCGGGCAGGAAGCTCGCCCAAACCCTTCAATTAGACTCATTCCCCACAAAGCCATGGACTTTTATTTCCACTTTATTTggtctcttctctgtcttctcttctcttttcttatccccttatcttctgtcttctttcctcttctttcacttctttcattttttttcttctcccttcctttcctcttcatccCACTCTTAAAAAGTTTTCTTCCctgaaatatgaaatatgaaatgagTCCAGGAAGAGGGGACTGTCCTTCATGCTGAACAGGACACTTGCTTTGTGGACTGCGGCTTACTTCCGGGGAATCTGGTCAACAAGGGATGTCTCAGTTCGCGGGGGAGGGATGGGGTCCAGGGTAAAGGCGCCACTTTGCTTATCGCAATAAGAAACCGACTCTCAATGCAAGGGTTGAGGGGGGCGGGGAGGATAGGTagaagggaaacaaaaaagaTCGTCCAACTGAGAGAAACTGGGGAATTAACCTGTATGGagatttatatatacattatatataaatatatatatgatataacagatatttgtatatatttcgGAAAGATAACCTCGTGTTCCCCTAAGCTTAAACTCTTCTTGAGAGAGCATTTTGGTTTTGCATTATTTTCCTAAGGTAGCATGAGCTGAAttcaaggaaaatgataaaaggaaaacTATCATATTCCTTCTTGTCCTCCCAGAAAAGTTTGGTTGGAGACACCTTCTTAATTCATCTCTCAAGAAGGTGTGGTCATCTTTTGATCTTGGAGAGGTTTGCTCCTTGTAGCTTCGTTCCTTGCCTGAGGGTGGATGTGGGTGACAGAGGGCTATATTGGCTTCAAATATCAGTTTCTGTTGATGTTTGAAGGAGAAATCATTCCTTGGTGGGGTTTGAGTGAAAGTCCATAAATTGTTCTAAACTTGCCCTCCGGAAATATGTTTGGATATCGGTTCCACAGAGCATCTCTCTGGTTTCCCAGCGCAATTGGGCCACGAAAGACAAGCCGAAATAATTTCTCAGAATCGGAGGCAAGCCTTTCAAAAACATCTCCACTCCTGCTTCTTTTTAAAACtccacctctcctttccctttcctccaagACTAGATTTCTGTTGGGATAATACACTAAGATACTCGTGATTCCCTAAAATGGCTTGGCTGGACGATTCACtgcccctccttttcccctcacaTCTCATACCTTAGTTTTGTCATGTAGTTTGTGTGTTGCTGTGTAATCCTTAGTTTTTCCCTAATAGATACTaaaataaaatgatgaggttcttcccccccccctttgcCCCTTGGATTAATTTctgaaataataaatgctttatttttcaaCCCGAATCGCAGTTGCTTTCTTTTCCCGAAGTCTCAATGGCATCTTGCCCCAGAAGTTAACTCCAgagtcagcaaaaaaaaaaaaaaaaaaagggtcctAAGAAGTGATTTTCCTTCTGTGCCCCTCCAACACTACTTCTTTCATTTCCTGAACCATCTGACATCTCTGTCTACCAGTAGCGCGGCAATATGTAGATAGTTATGGGGACTGTGTAcctctttctctaattttctgGTCTCCCCAGGTCTAAGGAGCGAACTCTGATCAGTGGTGGTCTAGGACCACAAgttctctgattttctttttccttaaatacTGCAGTGTTAGTTCCCTCTGCTTGAACTAGGGAAAGCAAACTCTTGGGGTTGAAGGAAGGTGTGTAAGCCGAGGCTGGGGTGGGAGTTAGGAAGCAGAGAAGCGAGAGATACGCTATAGGACTGGGATGAGGGACTATTTTCCAGGGCCCAGTAACCCACTTCCAGAATCACTTCTAAGAGCTCATCTTGAAAACCATGCTATCCTCGGTCCATTTCTGAtggtctttaaaagaaaaagagctcTTTCTATTTGCCAGTCCCAGAAGTACCTTAACGATTAAAAATTAATGACCGAACTCGTAGTGTCTTCTGAATATTTCACAGTAGCACTTCAAATGAGTGTCAGACATCAAACCTCAGACCAGAAATTGGTGTTAGAGCCGCAGCCCCACTAGGACAAGCAAGGTAGGAATTCACCCACTGCACCGTGAAACTCACTTCAAGGAACCAATCCCTTTAGCCCCCTAGCCGTTTTAATCAGCCCCGATGATCCCCCCGCCCACCCTCCCAGTCAAGTGTCCTTTAATAATAAATGCCCTTATGCCATTACATTATATGGTgggttttgaaattttaaaatactccTGATGCAATATTAATTGCCTATAGTCGTATAAAATAGGGCAGAAACCAATTCCGACGGCATAGGAGGCTGACGCTGTCCGCTCGGATTTAAGGAGAAGCCTTGGAAAAGAAGAAGTTGGGTGCTCGTTCCCAGGTAAGAGTTTTCTTCTCAGTCCAATGAATTCGCTTGATCATACCAACTTTGTTGCTGTTTCCTTTTAAGGGTACAGCGAGTCAGGGACGTGATCAATAATATGTTTGCtgcattttcatttgtttgtttaatgTGAAAGGTGGCAGGGAGGGGCTCAGAGGAGGGACGTCCCATCGTAACTAGATTTTTTGAATCAGAGTCGATCCGAACTACTGGGACTCATCTCAGCCGGGTTTATTGACTTATCCAATATAAGTTGACAGTTTGTAGAAGCTGTACGCACTCACAGGCATCTCTTTTTTAAAGCTACCTAAACTATTGAAGTTTACAACTTTCATTCAGAACCGATCTTTTCTCTCTCGTCTTCCCCTACATTCTTCTCTCCATACTGGTTCCTCAGTTCCTTGGCTTTAGCCCTGTATTTTCCGGTCCTTCTGACTGTCCCTTCTCTCTAGGTCAACAGAACGCGAATTGAAGTTCACAGCAGCCGCGGTCTCCGGCGCTGGAACAGAGGTCGGGAGCTCATGCCGAGGTGAGCCGGAAAAACTTTGATAAATTTCTTTAAgttatccccttccccaccaaAGCTGATGGTTGCAGGCAGTGGAATTCTCTTGAGGGATCAAGGAGGAGCTTTCGagattcagaagaaagaaaaagtcctaCTGCATCTAGAGagcttcttcttttctttgtcctaTATAAAGGAGGAGATGGACTTGTTCTGGGGCGCAATTGCTTTCCCCGGAGCTTCGGCCTTGTCTTGTCAGGAACCCGCGAGTTATACAAACCCTTTCTCTGGGGGCACGAAAAGGCACCAGGATAGGTTGCCTGAATGGGCAAAGGAAGGAGACACAGTCCTACTTTCCCCTGAAAAACCCGGGCTGGACCGAACTTCCGTCATGACCGAGCTCCCTGCTTAAGAGAGTTGGACGTCTGTATGAGCCCCTGCCAGGCCAGGCAAGGCCAGTTAAGGAGCAGGGCGAGCCTGGGTCCAGGTCACCGTTATCTCTTCGAAAAGTTAAACTACTTAAAATCTATAGCGAGAATGTGCACTGCCTTTTCAAGAGGTGTTCACACCTAAGGTACAACTCTGTCACGGCTCAGTACCGATTGGTTCTGTGTGGAGCATGATTGTTGCTCCACATGATGTCTCTTGCTCAGTCAGTCAGTGACTGTGTCATTTTATGTTGcaactgtgtgtgtatatcacAATAGGCACTTTTTAGGGGTAAAATCTGAGATTTGTAAATCACATTCTTATAGATGTATTGACAAAGTGCTTTCATTGCAGTTCAGTGAGGTGAGTAGTGCAAGaatcattacccccattttgcagatgaggaaactgaggttcagattaggtaaatgacttgcctatgtcGCACAGCTTGGTAAGTGTCAAAGTTCGAATTTCgatttccctgactccagatccagtgctctctgCACCATGCTGCAGTTCAGCTAGAATGGTAGGAAACAAATATCCTGTTAACACATCTCACTGGACTAGTAGTCAGCATGCCAGCTTCTGGGACTGGTTCTGCCACTCACCACTTTTGTGCctctgacatttttttaaatctgtaaattGAAAgcactctaaggtcccttccagctctgacagttTATGTTTCTGTAAACCTTCTATAGAAGAACATTACAAAGAAAGCAGCCTATATGTCATGAATTTGTCCAAAATTAAAATACTTGTCCCTCTTTCTGCAAATCTTCCCTCAAATCTCCTTTTAAACTGAAAAGAATGTTGCAATTTCCTTGAAACCCTAAAGCCTACTTCCAGTTTCTCACACCTGTCAAGAACTTCTAAAAAAAACAACAGGCATTTGCTTCCCTGTGTATGGGGGAGGGCAGCCCTCTGAGTTACTCTATTTCCTTTGCTCAGTTATAGAGATTTTGTAGTCAGGGAGTCAGCATTACTGATCCTCCCTTCCAGAGGTAGCCTACCTACCCAGAGGTAAGAACAGTAGGGAAGTGGTAGACAGAAGGACTGCCTTCAAGTAGACTCTCTGCTGGAAGACTCCTGAAACCCTCCCTGAGCCTCTCCAGCACCCCAGAACAAGTCCATTTACTCCCTCATAACCCGTCTCCAAATTTCATACTGCGAACCAGTAGCATGTAAGGGGACTGACCACTCTCCATGCATGCTCCTAATGGCAAGTCTCCTAAAGACTCAGATACACCCACTCTCTTTCCTGCTAGTCAATACACCAGGTATATTTAATTAATGTTCATGTCTTTGGTAGGAGATTAATTTCCTTAACTAATTTGGGACGAGACTCTTGTCCCATCATCCTAGGCTTCTTTTCCAGAATAGATCTTTTCTTATCCTCCCtgtattctctcctccctccccttcccctgcctcGATACATAGAGCTCCAGTCCAGCCAGGGCCGTCTTCACGCcccacagacagagacagagagtgaccCCTATGGAGAAATTAGTCTTCTCTTCGATCGCTTCTTTTCCGATTGGCTCGGGTTTCCCCTTGCTTCGCTGTCTGCACTTCCCCTAGCCTAGTGAACCAGGCTCCAGGCTCCAGGCCTCAGACAAGGATTTCCCGACTGGAGTTCAGAGTTCACAAAGCTAGCCAAAGCCACCAGAATGGGTTTCCCCTCTTAGCAGTCATCATGCCCCTTTGGGAACCTTCTGGAAGCCAGAGAAGGGCCAGCTGTTGAGGGGTGAAGTAGGGGGTGTCCTTTTCTGGTTTCAGCTATGGTTAATAGTTGTCAAAGCTCCTTCTCTGAAAATGGAGTCATTTCATCTCAGGGTGtgaatttcttatttaaaataaaatgcctttcctttccctcctcacctatcTCCTCTTGGTTCAACCTAAACCTTAACTACATCCAGGCTTGTCTTTCCAcacactccctcctcctcctcttccctgtaCCTAGCTCCATAAAAAAAATCAGGCTATTGTGTAGCTGGGTGCCTGGGGCCTTGCTAAGACTGCTCCCCTTTTGGAAGATATATTTAATGTCCAGCCATCATAAATCAAGGCCATAAAAAGCTTACCTTCATATGCACTCAATTTCTACCAAACCTAAACTAATTGCATAAATTCCTTTAGGCCACTGTGTCTCTGCTGCACTCTGGGTTGGGATCTGATCAATTAGTCATTAAGCACTCCATTAGCTGGGGTTTAAGCTGCCTAATATAAATGTCTCCTGTCAATTTGCTTgtaattgaatgaataaaaaaggtaCAATTATTAACACAAaggataaaaatgatgaaaagccaGTTTTATTCAAATGTTCCCAATATTCCAAAGTTTTTCTTAATCGAATAAAATCTTTTAGCAACTAACAGCTTTCTGAGGGAGAAAAGAGCAATGGAATGAGAACTAAGACCATTGCTCCAGTCCTGGCTCTGCTCTTAACTAGGTGATCCTGGCTAAGTCTTTTCCCCTCTCAAAACTTAGAgtctagactagatgatcttgaaggtctcttttagctctaaatatatgaatcTAAAATAGACGAATAGATGATTTATAACTAAGGGCCTTCCCAGTTCTAATTATcctatggtggtggtggttgtgtttgtctttcgttctggaagaggaccatgacataatgatcacatgacttgcagttgactttgatttgagggagggagggctgtgaaaggtcaccaacctcaaGATCCTATGGATCTTAAGGGGGAAGAGTGCCATACTCtgtttaaaattaatattatttatatgtttGATTTGAGAAAGCTGGGCAAGTCTAGGATTTTTGTCTCCTCTCCTTCCacatccctccaaaaaaaaaaggagacaggtACTGGAGCTAATCAAAGTTGCTTATACAAAGAGTTAAGTAGTTATTTTCCCTATTGCTATAAGCATTATAAGTtaaattatacatttatatactgaAAATGATCATTCACACTGTTCTTCGCTTTATTAAATTCTGTCATAAATCAGTCTTTATTCCTTGACTAAATTCTATCAAGTCCTTTACTTCTAGTCAACAGAATTTCTCACCGTAACTATAGAGTGTGGGCATAGCTCTTAACTGGGAAAGTACTTGGTGATGCCCCTGAATAATCCACTTGGTGCTCTTCTTATGGGCACTATGTACTATAAAGACATTTTTTTAGATGCACAAATAGAGTTCCCACAGGAAAGGGACAAAAAGTAGTTTGTTCTTGTATCTTGTCTGAGATCAGTTAAATGACAATGTGAGTTCTTCATCATATAGATAGTATAATACTGATAAACTAGTTATAGGGCATGTGCTAcatgttgtttttttccagtaATAGGAACTAATTGGGTCAATAATGCACCCTTTCTCACCCTGTTTTTCATGTGACAAAGACTGTTTAAATCGGTATCTGGCCAGGGTTAAAGGTTGAAGTTTTTTGTGGACAGAGAATATGGGGACTGTAGTCAGTCTATATAGCCTAATTAATACCATTCTCTATAGAACTGAGCTAACTTTGAAAGAACtttattgaaaacaaaaataaaagtggcTAATAGAAAGTAAGCTAAGCATTTCAACAAATTCTGAAAACAAACtgttcttaaaaatgaaaatgaacaacCCCATATATTTGGATTTCAGTATCTGATTCTATCAACCTTTCAGCTCATTGAGGCATAGTCTGAGACCAGTCTGGGATGAGGGAAGGTAGCCTGTCATGAATACAGATCCAAAATGTTGCTACTTCTGACAACATGCTAGCTGAAGTAAAAACATCCTGTGGAGTAAAAGAAATgttaggtttgggtttttttggtttggttttatttgagggattatttttttggggggggtgaggtcaggaaagaagaaatgacagTTCAGTGTAGGGGGGGGGGAATCAACCAAATTGCTTAATTGTTTGAACTTATCTGATTCCATCCAAAACAATTTGTTCCTATGTAGACACAACAAAATGTAGGTATAGAGAATATATGGATAGCTAACCCAGGGTTAGTGTGAGGTAGGTGGGCAAGGGAAGGATAAAAACGACAACAAAAATTCTTgctcttgtttagccatttttcagtcatgtccaactcttcaagacccatttgaggttttcttagcaaagatactggagtagtttactatttccttctctagttaattttacagatgagaaaactgaggcaaacagggttaaatgattttcctcagtcgcatagctagtaagtgtatgaggctaggtttgaactcaggaagatgaatcttcctaattccaggcctggcaggcactctctctgcttctccacctacctgcccttgcTGTCACTGGAGCTCATCGTAGTTATAAGAAGTATTtttcctatcctgtccctcacaTTCATTCCGTAGGTATTCCCTTAGCCCTATCTAATTACAAGAGAGAATAACCTTGGAGCCAAATAATGATCATAGGCATTAAAACTAGAAACGACATTACAAATCTTGTGTAAACTGTGGATTaaacatgcccaaagtcacataagtaaTATTAAAtgtggtatttgaacccaagttctcagATTCTAGAACAATGCTTCTCTTCCTATGCCAGGCTACTTCTTAATTCTCCATGCTAGTCCTATAATAAatactccctcccttttccttctcccattgtTGGTGGCTATGGTAGTGGAgttgagggagaaggaaagatgagCTTCAGATTGGTCTTCAATATCTAAAAAGTCTATAAggcctttgatttttttttttttttttttaggcaaacaaggttaagtgatttgctcagggtcacacagctagtaaatgtctgagactggatttgatctCTCCCCCTCCTGAATCCAGGGTCAGTACTCTACCCCTTTCACCTAGTTGCTCTAAGGTCTTTGACTAAAGGGGTGGTGTCACATATCTTGTTTGGGAATCCCAGTTACCAAATCCTATTGTTTCTTCCTCTATCACATCTCTTGCCTTGGATCATTTCTGCTCACATAATGACCACTTTGGTTCAGACCTTTATCACCTTTCATCTACATTATTGCAACAACCCCCTAATCAGTCTCTCATTACTGCTacccaaattattttccttaagtgAAAATCTGACTATGTTACTTCCCTAATCAACcaactttagtggctccctattgcctttagaatgaaatagaaattcctctgtttaacttttaaagacCTTTACAAATTGGTCACAACCTTCCTTTCTAGCCGCATTATATTTTCCTACCTATACTCTATGTTCCAACCAAACTAGCCTTCTCTTTGTTCCTTGATCTCTCATCTTCATccttttgcactggctgtcccccatgcttggaatgtactctctccttGCCTTCACTTCATAAGatccttttttcccttcaggaCACAGATCAAGCACTATCTTCCACATGGATCCTTTCCTACTGCCTTCCCTCActatcttttatttgtttgtaattattctccatatatttattctatataaatTTAGATGTGTACTTGTTGTGCACATCTttattagaaagtaagcttcttggaAGAAcaggttgtttcattctttgttttcaagtCCGcattgcctagcatagtgcctggtatattagtaggtgcttaataaatgctttgtgattGATTGTCTTGTGGTACTTCCTAGTATGGTGTAGAAGATGCTCAATAAAGAAAGGTTGAATTAGACTGAATCAGTCTAGGGAAGAGAAATAGCATCTCTTCATATCACTTAACTTAGCTTCATTTCCTGGATAGCTGCTTAAACCCACATAAAGAGGTGAGCAACTAGATTTGCATTTTCTAGTGGAGTACATTTTTATGTCTTGACAGTGCAACTGACATAAGATTGTTAAAATGTAATAATGCCACAAATAAGCTAAcatagtactttgcacataggaggcatataataaatgtttgtcaaaatgTCACATGAAAAGTTCTTAGAGTAACATGAGCTAAAATACTACTTATGATTTTTAgtgttattatataaataatgataataattattattgtcatgCCCAAGACTTTgtatgaagattttaaaaaattgggtCCGTGATTTCATTTCTGTAGGGAACTTCCATTGAGGAATCTCCTCTCCCAACGTATATTGGCACCTTCTCTGGAACTCACAGTCATCAACATTCTGTGTTGATCACTTTGTGTTTGAAGAACTCAAAATTCTCTTCACTAACTGAAGTGTTACCCCTATCTTCAAGGAAATTTAGAGGAAGTGTGGAAAAGTCATGtgggaattattttaaaatggcttggaaaagaaaatgatttggtTTGGATATTTGGGTTAACATTAGCCTGTTGAAATTATCCAATCCACCATTCCCagcacccttttaattttttctcttcaaatttatttatttaatttgtttgcaATTTTCatcaatcactttcataagttttaaattttctccccctctctcaccaagatggcatgcaatcttatatgggctctacccatacattcttattaaagacatttctacattagtcatgttgcacacgatactcaatttttttaagagttaaaagaaaaaattataggCTTTAAGATAAGAAATCATGCAAGTGTCCactcttcaccaagaaagcaaaaacaaaggatTTCAACTCAGCCAGAAGGTGTAGACAGTGGATACTCTAGGCAAGTTGTGTCTGGCACAAACTATGTATCCAGGCAAGTAGCACTCAATAGAGATAATGTGCCCAGCAAAGGGCAGATCAGTCCAGCAGACTGTGAGACTAGCTGAGGACAGCAGATGAAAAGAACCCTAAGGTTTGAGACATAAGGAGCTGCCTCTCCACACATGTGCCTTGGCTCTACATGTTCattactgtattttttttcattccctcaTGCCTCAGCCACAGTGCTCTCTGTGTGCTTCCACTCTTCCTGCTGATTGTGGGTGTATTTGCAGCAccctattaatttaaaaataaattgttcacTGTCTTTCTGGTTCCTTCTTCATGTGTCAGGTTCTCCAGTATTGTCCTATTCAGATGCTTTGATAACTGGTTTCCTAAACTCTCCACAGGAAaagcaaaagatgaaaatagaagacagtgCACTTAACCACTAGTGTGAACTGTCTGATCTTTTCTATCCTTGGCATGTCTTTCCCGTGCTTATCACAAGAAGCTGGTCTTTTCCTGAGTTAAAGCCAGTCCTGGAGTGAAGTAAGTGCCTAATCTTCTGAGTTTACCAATCACTTTTGTAGAAGCATACTAACTTCCTCTCGTctgccttttcctcctccttacaAAGTAATCTTAGGACAGTATTTTAGTCTAAAGTCTTTAGTTCTACCTAGAAGAGAAACTCTTAACAATCTTTCTTTAACTCTCAATTGCAAAAGTGCCCtacatcttcttttctccttacCAAAGTTCTAACCACTTTCTTTGAGGAAACTAAGTGAAAGTTCAGGGAGGCTCTGTCTTCTGCCTAAAGATTCAGGACGTGACAACTCCAAGTCCCCCTTGATCCATCCACTTAAGAGTAATAGTGTGATCTTTTCCCAGTACTTTAAAGGGATGTAGGGGCTGGGAACCTGTgatcttgaggccacatatgtccttctaggtccttgggcgTGGTCTTTTGACattctaagttttacagaacaagtccttttaataaggggatttattctgtaaagtttggattcagtcaaagggctacacttgaggacctagagggccacatgtgacctgaaTGAtgaaggttccccactcctggattaGGAGAATGAtcaaacagagagaaggaagaaatcttTCATTACTTCAGCTAGTGGAAATAGCTTGTTTGCCTTTTGCCATATGGAAAGCAGAATTTTTagggcaggagttcttaacttgtaGTCCATAGATTCCCCCTCCTTAGTGCAACCAGGTGGTGAAGTGGCTAGAGTACatgacctgaagtcagaaagatctcagGTGACATCCTTTTTCAGGCATATTTTAGCTAGGTGACCATCTTctaatttcactttcttcatatGTGGGAATAATGGTGATAAGAGTACCTTCCTACCTTATAGGGTTATTGTAATGATATGAAATATATGAaacacaataattttttttaagttaaactttttaaaacattttgtaaaaaaagtttgttgaatttctCAATAAACTACACCTTCTAGTAGAACATtactttgtaacaaagaaaaataattaagcaaaaacaacaaaatactaAACTATGTTACACTCTCTTTATGAGGACCCACACTTCTCCATGGGAGAGAAGGGAACTATGTCTCATCATCTGTTCTTTCAAACAAGATTGGTTTTCAATGGATGAAGGGTGGtaccaaaaataaaattgaattaaaaaaaaacaacccaagatTAATCATTGCACATGATCTGAGTTTTGACTGCCTTTTAATGTTCTTTTAATTCACATTACTTAGTCATCATATATGTTGTTCTCTTAATTCATcatacttcactctgcatcaattcattcatttttttttttactacattttAGATcccttttgctctttcttttttgtccacAGAAAGAAACCACATGAGAATCGACCTCTGAATCCtaatttctgtgattctgaaagGTTCGTAGTCCACAGTACTACATAGGAGGTTTGATTATGATTGGAAGTGTTGAGGAAAAAGTATCTTGATCTAACATAAAGGAAAGTCATGTTCTCTGTGGCTGTGGCACAGCTGATCCATAACAGTTTATcttcatttattaattacttatttCATGTGAAAAGACAAATAGACTCAGCTTTCAGAGTCAAATTCCCCTATTATTTCATGGGGATTAGCCCATCtgcctccctgccccctccaggACTTTGAGGCCATCATGATGCCATGAGGGAACTGTCCTGTCCCATGTTCTTCTCCAGAAACATGAACATATCTACCTTAGTTCTATGATGGAGAAAGTGAAAATATACTATAACAGCAAG from Notamacropus eugenii isolate mMacEug1 chromosome 1, mMacEug1.pri_v2, whole genome shotgun sequence includes these protein-coding regions:
- the POU4F3 gene encoding POU domain, class 4, transcription factor 3, which translates into the protein MMTMNAKQPFTMHPVLQEPKFSSLHSSSEAMRRVCLPAPQLQGNIFGSFDESLLARAEALAAVDIVSHGKNHPFKPDATYHTMSSVPCTSTSSTVPISHPAALTSHPHHSVHQGLDGDLLEHISPSLTVSGIGAPEHTVMPAQIHPHHLGAMGHLHQAMGMGHPHAVSTHNGMPCLNDVESDPRELEAFAERFKQRRIKLGVTQADVGAALANLKIPGVGSLSQSTICRFESLTLSHNNMIALKPVLQAWLEEAEAAYREKNTKPELFNGSERKRKRTSIAAPEKRSLEAYFAIQPRPSSEKIAAIAEKLDLKKNVVRVWFCNQRQKQKRMKYSAVH